The Streptomyces rubrogriseus genomic sequence CGACCCAGCCCGCGGCGTTGGTCGCGCTCTCGTGGGCCTCCTTCAGCGAGGGCACGGTCGGCGCCGTCGGGGACGGCGACGGCGAGGGTGACGACGCAGAGGACACAGACGGCGAACCGGCGGCCAGCAGGGGCAGGACGGCGGCGGACAGGGACACGGCGGAAACCTCCAGGTGCGGCGGCCCGTCCTGCGCGGTCCGGTCCGAGGTCCGGTCCAAGGTCACGGAAAGGTCACCGGACGGGCAGATGCACCACACTAACGGGGCACCGGACGCGGTTCGGCCCGGAACGGGCGGGCGAGACGCTGCTCACCCACGCCTGAACCGGTCACGCCCGCGACCACGGGCCCCGTGTGGTCGAAAACACTCCCAGCCCGTTACCGGGACATGGTGGCGCTACGACCAGGCATGAGGGGAGACTGAACCAGATCGTCCCGGCGCGAGCCACGCGCCGCCGACGCCCAAGGAGGCACCCGTGCCGCATGTCCTGGTCCTCAACGCGTCGTACGAGCCACTCGGCGTCGTACCGCTCCGCCGCGCGCTCGTCCTCGTCCTGGAGAACAAGGCCGTGTGCCTCGAGGAGTCCGGCGCCTTCCTGCACAGCGCGACCGTCACCGTGCCCGCACCCAGCGTGGTCCGGCTCAAGCGGTTCGTGCGGGTGCCCTACCGGGGCCCCGTCCCGCTCACCCGCCGTGCCCTGTTCGCCCGCGACGGAGGCCGCTGCATGTACTGCGGCGCCGTCGCCACCAGCGTCGACCACGTCATCCCGCGCAGCCGCGGGGGTCTGCACGCGTGGGACAACGTGGTGGCGTCCTGCCGCCGCTGCAACCACGTCAAGGCCGACCGCCACCTGGTCGAGCTGGGCTGGCGCCTGCGCCACAAACCGGCCCCGCCCACCGGTCTGGCCTGGCGCATCATCGGCACCGGCCACCGGGACCCGCGCTGGTTGCCGTACTTGCAGCCGTACGGCGCGGAGGACGCCATGGCCCGGATCGACGGCATCTCCGCCTGACGTCCGGGCCTCCGCCTGCTCCGGCTCAGCGCACCCAGTTCTTCAGCGGCTCGGTGTCCAGGACGATCCCGACCGGCTCGGGCAGCGCGACCTCCTTGCCGAAGGGCAGCGTCTGCACGGTCTCGTACCGTCCCCCGTCCGGTCGGCTGTGCACCTTGACCTCGCAGGTGTCCCGGTCGATCAGCAGGTACACCGGGATCCCCGTCCCGGCGTAGGCCCGGGGCTTGTCGACCCGGTCGCGCCGGTCGGTGTCCGAGTCGTACGAGGTGACCTCGACGACCATGAGGACGGGGGCGGGGTCGGCCCATTCGCCCTGGCCCACGAAGGCTTCCGCCGGGGCCAGTGAGCCGTCCGGCCGGGCACGGCCGCCCCGGTACGCCTCGACCACCAGTCCCTGTGTCGGATCCAGCCACAGGTCGGGTCGGTGCTGCATGCAGATCCGCGTCAGCCATTGGATGACGCGTCCGTGGTCGCCGTCGGGCACGGCCTTCCCCGCGAGGTGTCCGTTGATGAACTCGAGCCGCGCGCCTTCTATGCTCCGGTCTGCGTGGCGGGCGAGTTCCTCGAACTCGGTGACGAGCATCTGCGGCCTGTCGGCGGTCACGGTCACAAGGCTCCTCCGGGTCTGCGGGGGTCCACACCCTCAGCGTAGGGGAGATCAGGCCGGTCAGGGGTGGCGCCAGGTGAGGGTGTAGCGCCAGAAGAGGCGTCGGCGCAGTCGGGCGCCGGGCAGGGCTTCCCGTGCCGCTTCGGTGATGTCGGAGAACGTCATGTCGGCCGGCCGGGTCCGGGCGGTCATCGAGGGCGGGCGGGGTCTTGCGCGGCCCCTGTTCTTGAGCCACCCGAGGGCGGCATTGGGGACGACGGCGGCCGCGCCGAGCAGGTGGTCCGTGGCGGTCCGCGGCCGGTAGAGGCCGACGACGACCAGGGTGCCGCCGGGGGCCAGGTGCCCACGGAAGGTGTCGAGGGCCTCGGTGAACGGCAGGTGGTGGAGGGTGGCGACGCAGGTGATGACGTCGTGGGGCCCGGCGGGGAGGTCCGTCAGGGCGTCGGCGACGGTGAAGGAGGCCGCCGTCGACGTGGTGGTCAGGGCGCGTGCCCGTGCGGTGATCGCCGGATCCGAATCGACGCCGCGGACCTCGTCGGCCCGGGTGGCGAGCAGGCGGGCCAGGTCACCGGCGCCGGAACCGACGTCCAGGGCGCTGCCGAACCGGTGGGGGAGCTGCCGCAGGAGCCAGCGGTGGTAGTGGGCGTTGTGGTCCCACGGGTGAGCGGCGTTGAACCGGTCGAGCGCCTGGAGGAGCCGATGCGGCAGTGACGTCATGTGTTCCTTCGACGATTCGTCCCCGGGGCACAGTTCCCGGGGTTGCGAGTGCCCGTGCGTGGCCGGGCCCGGTGACCGGTTTGGGTGATCCGTGCCCGGGTT encodes the following:
- a CDS encoding HNH endonuclease encodes the protein MPHVLVLNASYEPLGVVPLRRALVLVLENKAVCLEESGAFLHSATVTVPAPSVVRLKRFVRVPYRGPVPLTRRALFARDGGRCMYCGAVATSVDHVIPRSRGGLHAWDNVVASCRRCNHVKADRHLVELGWRLRHKPAPPTGLAWRIIGTGHRDPRWLPYLQPYGAEDAMARIDGISA
- a CDS encoding Uma2 family endonuclease, producing MTVTADRPQMLVTEFEELARHADRSIEGARLEFINGHLAGKAVPDGDHGRVIQWLTRICMQHRPDLWLDPTQGLVVEAYRGGRARPDGSLAPAEAFVGQGEWADPAPVLMVVEVTSYDSDTDRRDRVDKPRAYAGTGIPVYLLIDRDTCEVKVHSRPDGGRYETVQTLPFGKEVALPEPVGIVLDTEPLKNWVR
- a CDS encoding class I SAM-dependent methyltransferase is translated as MTSLPHRLLQALDRFNAAHPWDHNAHYHRWLLRQLPHRFGSALDVGSGAGDLARLLATRADEVRGVDSDPAITARARALTTTSTAASFTVADALTDLPAGPHDVITCVATLHHLPFTEALDTFRGHLAPGGTLVVVGLYRPRTATDHLLGAAAVVPNAALGWLKNRGRARPRPPSMTARTRPADMTFSDITEAAREALPGARLRRRLFWRYTLTWRHP